Proteins found in one Opitutaceae bacterium genomic segment:
- a CDS encoding outer membrane beta-barrel protein, which translates to MTYDSNIHATEVERGGVGLANREAIDYQLLLKADLTPFRSLPAWKDVVGGYSLHRHWFDRYAGSEDHTVHKVSLSAKGAQGAWKLAAEGSTAYVDGSRESPRFVTYSSYGMAVPRERRNQWQHAAKASARLDSGKWAIRAVGGFTSFDLLTHHRNPTGPWTGYLNYIDRYDLNGGVDVGLKAGERVYWLGMRAGEQYQQNLPWATTHASNTYFRVLLGAEGKLGKTLTFTVLGGPEFRRYKDGRAAIDRTPTTVFVEGNANWMPRKGTAVTAAVKQWRWVSSSGRTTYDDLSTSLAVKHQVSKALTGRALLQWQRGDYVAPANRIDHLYTLSVGLAYEWNQHLSGGVDVVRTRDENAVDGPAADGREYSRNLVNLELRYRW; encoded by the coding sequence GTGACCTACGACTCTAACATCCATGCGACCGAGGTGGAACGTGGTGGCGTGGGCTTGGCCAATCGAGAAGCGATTGATTATCAGCTACTCCTGAAGGCAGACCTAACCCCCTTTCGCTCGCTTCCTGCCTGGAAAGATGTGGTCGGCGGCTATTCGCTGCATCGTCACTGGTTTGATCGGTACGCGGGCTCCGAGGACCATACCGTGCACAAGGTTTCACTTAGCGCAAAAGGTGCACAGGGGGCTTGGAAACTGGCTGCGGAAGGCTCCACTGCTTATGTCGACGGGAGCCGCGAGAGCCCCCGTTTTGTGACTTACAGCTCGTATGGCATGGCGGTGCCGCGTGAGCGTCGCAACCAGTGGCAACACGCAGCCAAGGCGAGTGCGAGGCTTGATAGCGGGAAATGGGCGATCCGCGCAGTGGGTGGCTTCACGTCCTTCGACCTGCTGACGCACCACAGAAATCCAACGGGGCCTTGGACCGGCTACCTCAACTACATTGATCGCTACGACCTGAATGGCGGAGTGGACGTAGGCTTAAAGGCAGGCGAGCGGGTCTATTGGCTGGGCATGCGGGCAGGTGAACAGTATCAGCAGAACTTGCCCTGGGCGACTACCCACGCGTCCAACACGTACTTCCGTGTCTTGTTGGGTGCCGAGGGCAAACTCGGCAAGACTCTTACCTTTACGGTCCTCGGAGGTCCCGAATTTAGGCGTTACAAGGATGGCCGCGCTGCGATTGATCGCACGCCGACGACCGTATTTGTGGAAGGAAATGCCAATTGGATGCCTCGAAAAGGGACGGCGGTCACGGCAGCCGTGAAGCAATGGCGCTGGGTATCGAGCTCAGGACGGACCACCTATGATGATCTTTCGACCTCGCTGGCGGTGAAACACCAGGTCTCAAAGGCACTCACAGGACGCGCTTTGTTGCAATGGCAACGCGGCGACTACGTGGCGCCTGCGAATCGGATCGACCACCTCTACACCCTGTCGGTTGGCTTGGCATATGAGTGGAACCAGCATCTCTCTGGTGGCGTGGATGTCGTGCGCACCCGCGATGAAAATGCCGTGGACGGCCCGGCTGCGGACGGCCGCGAATACAGTCGCAACCTGGTGAATCTCGAGTTGCGTTACCGGTGGTGA
- a CDS encoding ATP-binding protein — translation MPWSDESSDAHRGHDFRHLLTICGKGVHFGFTACMHVSRLPLMALPLAWISQRLSARPHLLDLGLYRPAPRSNVLQRGLIARCFGWAVLLIFSCLCTAYAVAQPGRKPLLEGTAPGRSESGYPQFAIRSHESIGLATVPTDMTLLKDGRVLLFAGRQIAMGDGTRWDVFTQADDDASVPSSDVALDQDGTLYIGFSGGFGRIVFDDEGRWRIQVAERWTGEEAGHFPLLRKVVQVEDDWYWHGDSGPVVRWKPGTRPKIVARLSTIAALFSIGGQHYVSDRSDASLVRINEEGNEVISLNEQGGFDTIIDSAVSLGNEEALVGLHLRGVSVFDGKSFTPIARAGLLSTGSRVQSLVRTDEGFFAAAIQDRGIVFFTREGKVVQFLSREVDHRLGRARHLIPTQGGIIYALLEDGFGMINFPSPASSFEALLGRAVSFTLPFRVAGDLWMETDGFLLRGNYDAAGTLLNFTPDQPGTSFIFAVSPVDNTVIVSNSNTTYIRRGTYWVPLFSNVSNFRILTGEMNGRWLYSAKGQIGWMTRSEGSYALAPTPAPGLGHVYSARLDGNGNVWLELGSGKVGRIVVSPEGVPQFKEYGAHQGVPDGWAQVFELDAEVAFNVADQILKYSEASDRLEPAPELAARFKGAGRIIGRPAMDPKGRVWLGDEQGPSLWSRQGDSWFRQSLAATIRFMPHMYTIQSDGVVWMEANGRHVRYDPAMPAAEPPPIRAVVTHVELPATRRIVFNRNGVHPEFSFEENSLAAHFAAVGGVPFAPVTFDVQLGTEAGDWTPVGPSGLASFSNLKEGKYSLRVRPRIGDELGSESVFDFSIRPPWYRTPLAYLAYFLCTLGIVTLVAWSASFLQRRENLRLEELVARRTSELNESNAKLERQVEEIRRLSLAIEQSPVGVAIVRKTGTIVFANPRFCDLFGYRHDEVLGREISSLRLQPFTPSLNVQVQRTIEAGEAWHGQLTNQAKDGHAVHVRTTIAPIRSPDGEIRSHLILEEDISEWLEEQDRRHRLESQLLQAQKLEALGTLAGGIAHDFNNILTGILGYCELSALDMDAPDRLSLHLSEIKGAGMRAKDLVARILTFSRQSTPTLAPMDLAHAVGEALKLLRASTPATIEYHIRIAPASVMGDATQIHQVVVNLCTNAVHAMQGKPGRISVEVESLVLSPEEAAELHDIKSGHVAKLTVSDTGHGMDSATLGRIFDPFFTTKQPGHGTGLGLAIVRAIVANHNGAIRVKSTPGMGTTFELFFPSTDRAATASPFGELIAEGDGQRILVVDDEATIANFIANRLRRLGYEVDVFNEPRVALDRFLADPYRYTAIVTDLTMPGMTGLQLLQAARERKVVPAVIVSGYGVELGSTDPASLTRCLLLPKPFNGNDLARAIQQVLADE, via the coding sequence GTGCCGTGGAGCGATGAGTCCTCGGACGCGCATCGAGGCCACGACTTCCGGCACCTGCTAACAATTTGCGGGAAGGGCGTGCATTTCGGCTTCACCGCCTGCATGCATGTGTCCAGACTCCCGTTGATGGCGCTTCCCTTAGCCTGGATCAGCCAGCGTCTGTCCGCGCGACCCCACCTGCTGGACTTGGGCCTGTACCGTCCTGCACCTCGATCTAACGTACTTCAACGTGGGTTGATCGCCAGATGCTTTGGCTGGGCAGTCCTCCTGATATTCAGCTGCTTATGCACGGCCTACGCGGTCGCTCAGCCAGGTCGGAAGCCGCTGCTCGAGGGAACGGCACCCGGACGGTCAGAATCCGGCTACCCGCAATTCGCCATCCGCAGCCACGAGTCGATCGGGCTGGCCACCGTTCCCACCGACATGACATTGCTCAAGGATGGGCGCGTTCTGTTGTTCGCAGGCCGCCAGATTGCCATGGGAGACGGCACTCGCTGGGATGTGTTCACCCAAGCCGACGACGATGCCTCAGTGCCGAGCTCGGATGTGGCTCTCGATCAGGACGGCACGCTCTATATTGGGTTCAGCGGCGGTTTCGGTCGAATCGTCTTCGATGACGAAGGACGTTGGAGAATCCAGGTGGCTGAACGCTGGACCGGCGAGGAAGCTGGGCATTTTCCCCTGCTTCGAAAGGTCGTGCAGGTCGAGGATGATTGGTACTGGCATGGGGACAGCGGCCCCGTTGTCCGCTGGAAGCCTGGCACACGGCCAAAGATCGTGGCGCGACTAAGTACAATTGCTGCGCTCTTCTCCATAGGCGGCCAGCACTATGTCAGTGATCGTTCTGATGCCTCCCTGGTCCGTATAAATGAGGAGGGGAACGAGGTCATCTCGCTGAACGAACAGGGAGGATTCGATACCATCATCGATTCTGCAGTTTCCCTCGGCAACGAGGAAGCCCTTGTCGGGTTGCACCTGCGCGGGGTGAGCGTCTTCGATGGCAAATCGTTCACCCCAATCGCCAGGGCCGGGCTGCTTTCAACCGGGTCGCGAGTCCAGTCGCTTGTCCGCACAGACGAAGGATTCTTCGCGGCAGCGATTCAAGACAGGGGGATCGTGTTCTTCACGCGCGAGGGCAAAGTGGTCCAGTTCCTCAGTCGCGAGGTTGATCACCGACTGGGCCGCGCCCGCCACCTCATCCCAACCCAAGGAGGAATCATATACGCGCTGCTCGAGGATGGCTTCGGGATGATCAACTTCCCTTCGCCTGCATCGAGCTTTGAGGCTCTGCTGGGCCGCGCCGTGAGTTTCACGCTCCCCTTCCGTGTGGCGGGCGACCTTTGGATGGAGACGGATGGCTTCCTTCTGCGGGGCAACTACGACGCCGCAGGCACGCTCCTGAATTTCACGCCAGACCAGCCGGGCACCTCCTTCATCTTCGCAGTCTCGCCCGTCGACAACACGGTGATCGTCAGCAACTCTAACACGACCTACATCAGGCGAGGGACGTACTGGGTCCCCCTTTTCAGCAACGTATCAAACTTTCGGATACTAACCGGGGAGATGAACGGCCGCTGGCTGTACAGTGCCAAAGGCCAGATCGGCTGGATGACAAGAAGTGAGGGTTCCTACGCCCTTGCCCCCACTCCCGCCCCGGGACTCGGTCACGTTTACAGCGCCCGCCTCGATGGCAACGGGAACGTCTGGCTCGAGCTGGGTTCCGGCAAGGTTGGTAGGATCGTCGTGTCCCCGGAAGGCGTTCCTCAATTCAAGGAGTATGGTGCGCATCAGGGCGTCCCTGATGGCTGGGCCCAGGTTTTCGAGCTGGATGCCGAGGTCGCCTTTAATGTGGCGGACCAAATTCTGAAGTACTCCGAAGCATCCGATCGACTGGAGCCGGCTCCAGAACTGGCCGCACGTTTCAAGGGCGCGGGGCGCATCATCGGCAGACCCGCGATGGACCCGAAAGGCCGGGTCTGGTTGGGCGACGAGCAGGGGCCGTCCCTCTGGAGCAGACAGGGGGACTCCTGGTTCCGCCAGAGTCTTGCCGCAACCATCCGCTTCATGCCCCATATGTACACGATCCAGAGCGACGGCGTCGTGTGGATGGAGGCAAACGGGCGCCATGTGCGCTACGACCCTGCCATGCCCGCAGCAGAGCCGCCTCCGATTCGTGCCGTGGTGACTCATGTCGAACTTCCCGCCACCAGGCGGATCGTCTTCAACCGAAATGGCGTTCACCCGGAATTCTCCTTCGAGGAAAACTCCCTCGCGGCGCATTTCGCGGCAGTGGGCGGAGTTCCATTTGCACCTGTCACGTTCGACGTTCAACTCGGGACGGAGGCCGGTGACTGGACGCCGGTTGGGCCGAGCGGCCTTGCCTCGTTCAGCAACCTGAAGGAAGGAAAGTACTCGCTTCGGGTCCGGCCGCGGATTGGCGACGAGCTTGGCTCGGAGTCCGTATTTGATTTTTCGATACGTCCTCCCTGGTACCGCACCCCCCTCGCCTACCTGGCCTATTTCCTCTGCACGCTCGGCATCGTCACCCTTGTCGCCTGGTCGGCCTCATTCCTCCAGCGGCGAGAAAACCTCCGCCTCGAGGAACTGGTGGCACGCCGCACTTCGGAGCTCAATGAGTCGAATGCCAAGCTTGAGCGCCAGGTTGAGGAAATTCGACGCCTTTCACTCGCGATCGAGCAAAGCCCGGTAGGCGTGGCGATCGTCCGGAAAACAGGGACGATCGTTTTTGCGAATCCCCGCTTCTGCGACCTGTTCGGCTACCGTCACGACGAGGTGCTCGGCAGGGAGATCTCATCCCTTCGTCTTCAGCCCTTCACACCGAGCCTCAATGTGCAGGTCCAGAGGACGATCGAAGCTGGTGAGGCATGGCATGGACAGCTCACCAACCAGGCGAAGGACGGCCACGCCGTCCACGTGCGCACCACCATAGCCCCCATCCGCAGCCCCGATGGCGAAATTCGCTCCCACCTGATCCTCGAGGAGGACATCTCGGAGTGGCTCGAGGAACAGGACCGGCGGCATCGGTTGGAATCCCAGCTTCTGCAGGCTCAGAAGCTTGAAGCACTCGGTACGCTTGCCGGCGGCATTGCCCATGACTTTAACAACATCCTGACCGGCATTTTGGGCTACTGCGAACTCTCAGCCCTCGATATGGACGCCCCGGATCGGCTGTCGCTTCACCTGTCGGAGATCAAGGGGGCCGGCATGCGCGCGAAAGACCTGGTGGCCCGGATCTTGACGTTCTCCAGGCAGAGCACGCCCACACTCGCACCCATGGACCTGGCCCACGCCGTGGGCGAAGCGCTCAAGCTTCTTCGGGCATCGACCCCTGCGACCATCGAGTACCACATTCGAATCGCACCCGCGTCTGTGATGGGCGATGCCACGCAGATTCACCAGGTCGTGGTCAACCTCTGCACAAACGCGGTGCATGCCATGCAGGGAAAGCCGGGTAGGATCTCGGTCGAAGTGGAATCGCTCGTGCTCTCGCCCGAAGAGGCGGCGGAACTGCACGACATCAAATCAGGCCACGTGGCCAAACTCACCGTCTCCGACACAGGCCATGGTATGGATTCGGCAACGCTTGGTCGCATTTTCGACCCGTTCTTCACCACTAAGCAGCCGGGGCATGGCACGGGCCTGGGACTCGCAATCGTGCGAGCAATCGTCGCCAACCATAATGGCGCAATCCGCGTAAAGAGTACCCCCGGGATGGGCACCACTTTCGAACTTTTCTTCCCGTCCACCGATAGGGCCGCGACAGCAAGCCCCTTTGGAGAACTGATTGCAGAGGGAGATGGCCAGCGGATTCTCGTGGTGGATGATGAGGCGACCATCGCAAACTTCATCGCCAACCGGCTACGCAGACTCGGATACGAGGTGGATGTCTTCAACGAGCCTCGTGTGGCCCTCGATCGTTTCCTCGCCGATCCCTACCGCTACACCGCCATCGTCACCGACTTGACGATGCCAGGCATGACCGGCCTCCAACTGCTGCAAGCCGCGAGGGAGCGAAAAGTGGTTCCGGCGGTGATCGTAAGCGGCTACGGGGTCGAGCTCGGCAGCACCGACCCGGCTTCACTCACCCGCTGCCTACTCCTGCCCAAGCCGTTTAACGGAAACGATCTGGCTCGCGCAATCCAGCAAGTTCTCGCGGACGAATGA
- a CDS encoding lipid-A-disaccharide synthase, giving the protein MGDARVSLAAPERPRPDLLIIAGEHSGDQNAARMLAGVLERRPHLRVHALGGPALKAAGADLLRDLTATSVIGFVDSLRQLGYFKALLTAIVDWVTEHRPRVVCFVDSSGLNLRIAARLRAAGVTRSSRATTRAVYYISPQIWASRKQRRFAMAQDLDALATIFPFEAECYADTSLALTYVGHPFVASGFEPVLRHDPEGPVLLLPGSRKSAVGRIFPPMLEAWKLARRPAAAVIVPSEAIGVQVKELIGTEPVSVLRSGETVGASAVLTTSGTMSMHCALAGIPGAVVYRANTLEYFLGRLLIQVPHLGIANLLLKRLAYPEYIQGAATPEALAREILDCQSNPARRAEATATAEELRGLLGVTGGEGPSQWLERQIDLAPR; this is encoded by the coding sequence ATGGGTGACGCGCGTGTCAGCTTAGCCGCGCCGGAGCGGCCGAGACCCGACCTGCTCATCATAGCGGGCGAGCACTCGGGTGATCAGAATGCGGCTCGCATGCTTGCCGGCGTTTTGGAGCGACGACCGCATCTGCGCGTGCACGCCTTGGGCGGTCCGGCCTTGAAGGCGGCAGGAGCTGACCTGCTTCGGGACCTCACCGCAACGTCCGTCATTGGTTTCGTGGATTCGCTCAGGCAGCTCGGCTACTTCAAGGCGTTGCTCACCGCGATTGTTGACTGGGTGACGGAGCACCGTCCCCGCGTTGTCTGCTTTGTTGACTCCTCGGGACTGAACCTCCGCATCGCAGCCCGGTTGCGCGCGGCCGGAGTGACGCGCTCATCACGTGCGACCACGCGCGCTGTCTACTATATCAGCCCACAGATCTGGGCCTCCCGAAAGCAGCGCCGGTTTGCAATGGCGCAGGATCTGGATGCACTTGCCACGATTTTTCCGTTCGAGGCCGAATGCTACGCCGACACCAGTCTAGCCCTGACCTACGTCGGGCATCCCTTCGTCGCCAGTGGTTTTGAACCAGTCCTTCGCCATGATCCCGAAGGCCCGGTGCTCTTGTTGCCGGGGTCGCGCAAGAGCGCCGTAGGCCGTATCTTCCCACCAATGCTGGAGGCATGGAAACTTGCACGCAGGCCTGCGGCCGCAGTCATCGTGCCGAGTGAGGCAATCGGCGTGCAGGTGAAGGAATTGATCGGGACTGAACCGGTGAGCGTTTTGCGCTCGGGTGAAACTGTCGGTGCGTCGGCGGTGCTTACCACCTCTGGCACGATGTCCATGCATTGCGCCCTTGCAGGCATTCCGGGGGCGGTGGTCTATCGAGCAAATACTTTGGAGTACTTCCTCGGACGCCTCCTCATCCAAGTGCCGCACCTAGGCATCGCGAACCTCCTGCTCAAGCGCCTCGCATACCCTGAATACATCCAGGGTGCGGCGACTCCCGAGGCCCTTGCGCGAGAGATTCTCGACTGTCAGTCAAATCCCGCTCGACGCGCCGAGGCAACGGCCACGGCCGAGGAACTTCGAGGGCTGCTTGGGGTGACTGGAGGAGAAGGTCCGTCCCAGTGGCTTGAGCGCCAGATCGACCTCGCGCCTCGATAG
- a CDS encoding Gfo/Idh/MocA family oxidoreductase — translation MLFSKPKVKCGVVGVGSLGQHHARIYSTLPGAELAGIFETSDERAAEICAKFNCRRFATLEELGRNCQAVSVVVPTDKHAEVAVPLLEQGCHLLIEKPLCASMEEAERVLATARQHNRLVQVGHIEHFNPVMAFLEKEAARPGYITAERLAPYNTRGSEVGVVLDLMIHDIGIVLALVRSPVVKIDSVGVSVLSKTEDIANARIEFENGCVANLSASRLSLKKAREIRIFQDDAYLSLDFMNQEGHLVKKSDIIALGLKMKIGLAKPGDFSQVPVHQIPIEKGEPLALELAHFVESVTKLQQPKVGAALGKTALEVAITITDQIRRSRKP, via the coding sequence ATGTTGTTCAGCAAACCTAAAGTGAAGTGTGGCGTCGTTGGTGTCGGCTCCCTCGGCCAACACCATGCGCGAATCTATTCAACGCTTCCCGGGGCGGAGCTTGCCGGGATTTTCGAGACGAGCGATGAGCGCGCGGCGGAGATCTGCGCCAAGTTCAATTGCCGCCGCTTTGCGACGCTTGAGGAACTCGGACGAAACTGCCAGGCGGTATCCGTCGTCGTTCCCACAGATAAGCATGCCGAAGTGGCCGTCCCGCTCCTCGAGCAAGGTTGTCACCTGCTCATCGAGAAACCTCTGTGTGCATCGATGGAGGAGGCGGAACGGGTCCTTGCCACGGCACGGCAGCACAACCGACTTGTCCAGGTTGGACACATTGAACACTTCAATCCGGTGATGGCCTTCCTTGAAAAAGAAGCTGCGCGCCCCGGATACATCACCGCGGAACGGCTCGCGCCGTACAACACGCGCGGCAGCGAGGTTGGTGTGGTCCTTGACCTCATGATCCACGATATCGGGATTGTCCTGGCGCTCGTGAGATCTCCAGTGGTCAAGATCGACAGCGTGGGCGTCAGCGTGCTCTCCAAGACCGAGGACATTGCCAACGCACGCATTGAGTTTGAAAACGGCTGTGTCGCCAACCTGAGCGCAAGTCGTCTTAGCCTGAAGAAAGCCCGCGAGATCCGGATCTTTCAGGACGATGCGTACCTTTCGCTTGATTTCATGAATCAGGAAGGACACCTGGTGAAGAAGAGCGATATCATCGCGTTGGGGCTGAAGATGAAAATCGGTTTGGCAAAGCCCGGCGACTTCAGCCAGGTGCCGGTGCACCAGATTCCGATTGAGAAGGGGGAACCCCTGGCGCTCGAGCTCGCGCATTTCGTCGAGAGTGTCACCAAACTTCAGCAACCCAAAGTCGGTGCCGCATTGGGCAAGACTGCGCTCGAGGTGGCAATCACGATCACCGATCAAATCCGTCGTTCTAGGAAACCATGA
- a CDS encoding ABC transporter ATP-binding protein, producing the protein MSDLLLKASALTKSFPSGNGTISVLENIDFDVYSGDSISIRGESGSGKSTLLNLLAGLEKPDAGTVAWRNGKPVDASVRGREVGIVFQSFYLIPELTAVENVLMAKRITGKVSANDRARASQLLQEVGLGDRATHAPAKLSGGERQRVAVARALMNQPALIVADEPTGNLDERTGDRVMDTLFALCEASRTALVLVTHNPLHAKRAARQFQLLQGKLHVVQQT; encoded by the coding sequence GTGAGTGACCTCCTCCTCAAGGCGTCGGCGCTAACAAAGTCCTTCCCGAGCGGGAACGGTACCATTTCCGTTCTGGAGAACATCGACTTCGACGTGTACTCCGGGGATTCAATCAGCATTCGAGGAGAGTCGGGCTCCGGGAAGTCGACCCTGTTGAATCTGCTCGCGGGCCTGGAGAAACCGGATGCCGGTACGGTTGCCTGGAGAAATGGCAAACCGGTCGACGCCTCCGTACGCGGCCGCGAGGTCGGGATCGTCTTCCAGAGCTTTTATCTCATTCCGGAGCTGACTGCGGTTGAGAATGTTTTGATGGCGAAGCGAATCACCGGAAAGGTAAGTGCCAATGATCGCGCCCGCGCCTCCCAACTGTTGCAGGAGGTGGGGCTCGGCGACCGTGCGACGCATGCTCCTGCAAAGCTCTCAGGCGGTGAACGCCAACGCGTGGCAGTGGCAAGAGCGCTCATGAATCAACCGGCACTGATCGTTGCGGATGAGCCGACCGGCAATTTGGACGAACGTACTGGCGATCGCGTGATGGACACGCTTTTTGCCCTTTGCGAAGCTTCCCGCACGGCGCTTGTCCTTGTGACTCACAATCCGCTGCACGCGAAGCGTGCCGCACGTCAGTTTCAACTCCTCCAGGGAAAACTCCATGTTGTTCAGCAAACCTAA
- a CDS encoding FtsX-like permease family protein, translating into MPWYLYLAFRQLFPAGKRVSFFALVSVAGVAVGVWMLIAINGVMGGFGSKYSSMIVDTQGDIQVRAYSLIRDPARLQKQLLDIQGVASATPFAHGIAMIEYENRPSFPGIQGIDVNSVEQVIPLRKYIIFGDLDKLDDDTVILSSGLAREIGVGVGGKIQVYSPLLLERLKTDEVMLPTELEVIGILEIGHQQLDGSVAIVSLRRMQDLYALGRSAHGFNLKLSPGADVIRTSIAINRDLGAQGIVAKTWMEANEAFLFALRMEKVLVTLIGSFILVCATFLVTSLLIVSVARRTREIGVLGALGGRAWEVAAVFCMQGLLIGLTGSLVGVGAGLLTVENISGIFKFIGTVSGRWEEMVAIYQFSEVPASITAQEIAGIVAFAVLLSTLAGLIAAWRAAKLQIVEALRSE; encoded by the coding sequence ATGCCCTGGTATCTCTACCTCGCATTTCGACAGCTCTTCCCGGCAGGAAAGAGGGTGTCGTTTTTCGCGCTGGTATCGGTGGCCGGGGTCGCTGTCGGAGTCTGGATGCTGATTGCCATCAACGGCGTGATGGGTGGCTTCGGCTCGAAGTATTCCTCGATGATCGTGGACACTCAGGGCGATATCCAGGTGCGTGCCTACTCGCTGATTCGCGACCCCGCCCGCCTTCAGAAGCAGCTGCTCGATATTCAAGGAGTGGCCTCGGCGACACCGTTTGCACATGGCATCGCGATGATCGAATATGAGAATCGCCCCTCATTTCCCGGAATCCAGGGGATTGACGTCAATTCGGTTGAGCAGGTTATCCCACTCAGAAAGTACATCATCTTTGGCGACCTCGACAAACTGGATGACGACACCGTTATTCTCAGCTCGGGCCTGGCCCGCGAGATAGGCGTTGGCGTGGGAGGTAAGATCCAGGTGTACTCGCCGCTCCTGCTTGAACGCCTCAAGACGGATGAAGTCATGTTGCCGACAGAACTCGAAGTCATCGGCATCCTTGAGATCGGGCACCAGCAATTGGATGGCTCGGTGGCGATTGTTTCTCTGCGTCGAATGCAGGATCTCTACGCCCTCGGGCGTTCGGCCCACGGTTTCAATCTCAAGTTGTCGCCGGGCGCGGACGTGATTCGCACGTCGATCGCGATCAATCGTGATCTCGGTGCCCAGGGAATCGTTGCGAAGACCTGGATGGAAGCCAACGAGGCGTTTCTCTTCGCATTGCGAATGGAGAAGGTGCTCGTGACGCTCATCGGCTCATTCATTTTGGTGTGCGCAACGTTTCTCGTCACCTCACTGTTGATCGTTTCCGTCGCCAGGCGCACGCGCGAGATTGGTGTGCTCGGAGCCCTGGGCGGCCGTGCCTGGGAGGTTGCGGCTGTTTTCTGCATGCAGGGTCTGTTGATTGGGCTCACGGGAAGTCTGGTCGGAGTCGGCGCGGGTTTGCTGACCGTCGAGAATATCAGCGGAATTTTTAAGTTCATCGGAACAGTCTCCGGGCGCTGGGAGGAGATGGTGGCCATCTACCAGTTTTCTGAGGTGCCAGCCTCCATCACTGCCCAGGAGATTGCGGGTATCGTCGCCTTTGCAGTGCTGCTTTCCACCCTCGCCGGCCTGATTGCCGCGTGGCGCGCGGCCAAGCTTCAAATCGTGGAGGCGCTGCGCAGTGAGTGA
- the lysS gene encoding lysine--tRNA ligase, producing MSEQPIDISHDQNAVRRQKLADLRAAGIDPFRANVDTTHFSADALKAYVDGQDYAVPVTVAGRLTVIRDMGKSQFVKILDQKGLIQLYLKKDVVGEEAYVAFKKLDLGDFIGAAGTLFKTKSGEVTVRVDKVTLVSKALRPLPEKWHGLSDPEQVYRQRYLDLIVNEESRRRLMLRSKLISHIRRFLEARDYIEVETPVLQNVAGGAAARPFTTHHNALGVDFFLRISLELYLKRMLVGGFDRVFEIGRNFRNEGISRRHNPEFTMIELYQAYSDYRGMMKLVKDLLQSLCREVLGTDTIKHAASGEDIQFGGEWREVRYKDLIREATQDAEWFSRSKAEKIAGAEKLGVSVNPSWEEFEITNEIFSKKIEPTLIQPTFVTHLPKELCPLAKINLEDPSVIDVFELTIGGMEVAPAYSEQNDPDVQRQMFEAQAGEEQQKVDNDFLLALEHGMPPAGGMGIGIDRLCILLLGAESIRDVILFPQLRPGA from the coding sequence ATGAGCGAGCAACCGATCGATATCAGTCACGACCAGAATGCCGTGCGCCGCCAAAAGTTGGCCGACCTGCGCGCCGCAGGCATTGACCCGTTCCGCGCGAATGTGGACACAACGCATTTCTCAGCTGATGCCTTGAAGGCGTATGTTGACGGTCAGGATTATGCGGTTCCGGTGACAGTGGCGGGACGCCTGACGGTCATTCGTGACATGGGCAAGAGCCAATTCGTGAAGATTCTTGATCAAAAGGGGCTTATCCAACTTTACCTCAAGAAAGACGTAGTCGGTGAAGAGGCCTATGTCGCATTCAAGAAGCTCGACCTGGGAGATTTCATTGGTGCAGCCGGCACGCTGTTCAAAACCAAGAGTGGCGAGGTGACTGTCCGAGTCGACAAGGTAACCCTCGTTTCTAAGGCCCTGCGGCCCCTTCCGGAGAAATGGCATGGGCTCAGCGATCCGGAACAGGTTTACCGTCAACGCTACCTCGACTTGATTGTCAACGAGGAGTCTCGCCGTCGTCTGATGCTTCGTTCGAAGTTAATCTCGCACATCCGTCGTTTCCTGGAAGCCCGCGACTATATCGAAGTGGAGACCCCGGTGCTTCAAAATGTTGCCGGTGGAGCCGCGGCGCGTCCTTTCACGACGCACCACAACGCCTTGGGCGTCGACTTCTTCTTGCGGATTTCTCTGGAACTGTACCTCAAGCGGATGCTTGTTGGCGGCTTCGACCGCGTTTTCGAGATCGGCCGCAATTTCCGAAACGAGGGCATCTCCCGCCGACACAACCCCGAGTTCACCATGATTGAACTCTACCAGGCCTACAGCGACTACCGGGGCATGATGAAGCTCGTGAAGGATCTGCTCCAATCGCTCTGCCGCGAGGTGCTTGGCACCGACACGATCAAGCACGCGGCATCCGGTGAGGACATTCAGTTTGGCGGCGAGTGGCGCGAGGTGCGGTACAAGGACCTCATTCGCGAAGCCACCCAGGATGCCGAATGGTTCAGCCGGTCCAAGGCAGAGAAGATCGCCGGTGCAGAGAAGCTCGGAGTCAGTGTCAATCCGAGTTGGGAGGAGTTTGAAATCACCAACGAGATCTTCTCCAAGAAGATCGAGCCGACACTCATCCAACCGACTTTTGTCACGCACCTGCCAAAGGAGCTTTGCCCGCTCGCGAAGATCAATCTCGAGGATCCCTCGGTGATTGACGTGTTTGAGCTGACAATCGGTGGCATGGAGGTGGCGCCGGCGTACTCCGAGCAGAATGACCCTGACGTGCAGCGGCAGATGTTCGAGGCCCAGGCGGGCGAGGAACAGCAGAAGGTCGACAACGATTTCCTTCTCGCACTTGAGCATGGCATGCCTCCAGCCGGTGGCATGGGCATCGGTATCGACCGACTCTGTATTCTTCTCCTGGGTGCCGAGAGCATCCGGGATGTGATTCTCTTCCCGCAGCTGCGTCCGGGCGCCTGA